In Desulfomicrobium macestii, the following proteins share a genomic window:
- a CDS encoding dual CXXC motif small (seleno)protein, whose amino-acid sequence MPGQNEFRTRLRCRNCHGTLQVRRTURAVELRCRSCGATFGLQEFGTNLDDLLEEYLANFPCDRV is encoded by the coding sequence ATGCCCGGTCAGAATGAATTCAGGACACGGCTGCGTTGCAGGAATTGCCACGGCACGCTGCAGGTCCGCCGCACCTGACGGGCCGTGGAATTGCGCTGCAGGTCTTGCGGCGCCACCTTTGGATTGCAGGAGTTCGGAACCAACCTTGACGACCTCCTGGAAGAGTATCTGGCCAATTTTCCCTGCGACAGGGTCTAG
- the pcnB gene encoding polynucleotide adenylyltransferase PcnB, translating to MTSVIIPRSEHSVSRQNIHPDALKVMYRLVRKGFTAYLVGGGVRDLLLGRTPKDFDVSTNATPSQIKKIFQNCFLIGRRFRLAHIRFDDHVIETSTFRRCPDQEEENGDEDLYMFRDNCYGTPEEDALRRDFTINGLFYEVERFSIIDHVGGLSDIENRLIRCIGDPNIRFREDPVRMIRAVRFAARLDFHIEPATYNAIMRHHEEILKASPPRVFEELQKLFAYGAGEKAFRLLYKTGLLHNLLPEIADFLDHDHGQDSSLWAWLEHMDSRIRTVGKVEPVLVFAALFSAPVQRIMARYAAEGERVIHGALLEDLLQPICTRMSMPKWMCARMIQIMANQTRFEPDKRKRFSKRGFVAHECFPETLALYQLGLLVSGADLGPAEMWSSLRSEMEAENPQALRTDPRGQQGRPPRKRPPRRRRR from the coding sequence ATGACTTCAGTTATCATTCCCCGATCAGAACATTCCGTTTCCCGCCAAAACATCCATCCCGATGCGCTCAAGGTCATGTACCGTCTGGTGCGCAAGGGTTTTACCGCCTACCTGGTGGGTGGCGGAGTCCGCGACCTGTTGCTGGGACGCACGCCCAAGGATTTTGACGTCAGCACCAACGCAACGCCGAGCCAGATCAAGAAGATCTTCCAGAACTGCTTTCTGATCGGACGGCGCTTTCGGCTGGCTCACATCCGGTTCGACGATCACGTCATCGAGACCTCGACCTTCCGGCGTTGTCCGGATCAGGAAGAGGAGAACGGCGATGAAGATTTGTACATGTTTCGCGACAACTGCTACGGCACGCCCGAAGAGGACGCCCTGCGCCGCGATTTCACCATCAACGGCCTGTTCTACGAGGTCGAGCGCTTTTCCATCATCGACCATGTCGGTGGCCTGAGCGACATCGAGAACCGGCTCATCCGCTGCATCGGCGATCCCAACATCCGCTTTCGGGAAGATCCGGTGCGCATGATCCGGGCCGTGCGCTTTGCCGCGCGTCTTGATTTCCACATCGAGCCCGCGACCTACAACGCCATCATGCGCCACCATGAGGAGATCCTCAAAGCCTCGCCGCCCCGGGTCTTCGAGGAATTGCAGAAGCTCTTCGCCTACGGCGCCGGAGAGAAGGCCTTTCGCCTGCTCTACAAGACCGGCCTCCTGCACAACCTGTTGCCGGAGATCGCGGATTTTCTCGATCACGACCACGGCCAGGATTCCTCGCTCTGGGCCTGGCTGGAACATATGGACAGCCGTATCAGGACCGTGGGCAAGGTCGAGCCGGTGCTGGTCTTCGCGGCCCTTTTCTCCGCCCCGGTGCAGCGCATCATGGCCAGATACGCGGCCGAAGGCGAGCGAGTGATCCATGGCGCGCTGCTGGAGGATCTTTTGCAGCCCATCTGCACGCGCATGAGCATGCCCAAGTGGATGTGCGCGCGCATGATCCAGATCATGGCCAACCAGACCCGTTTCGAGCCGGACAAGCGCAAGCGCTTTTCCAAGCGCGGGTTCGTGGCTCATGAGTGTTTTCCGGAAACCCTGGCCCTCTATCAGCTTGGCCTGCTGGTATCCGGTGCGGATCTTGGACCGGCGGAAATGTGGAGCAGCCTGCGCAGCGAAATGGAAGCCGAAAATCCCCAGGCCTTGCGCACGGATCCCCGGGGTCAGCAGGGGCGTCCGCCGCGCAAGCGACCGCCGCGCAGACGACGCAGATGA
- a CDS encoding HDOD domain-containing protein, which yields MDKLSFDLPGISPVGLDLISLLNKPQTTVKQIAAQAKLDPVIFGNIIACANSPMYHDANNSVDILTSLVRLGNREIKRIVYQVVLRSAFFHESSELNAILHRIWQQSLTANVFMQKFVSSVPDAYALDAEGLECLECLGLIHNIGYVVLLVNFQDRFLEFFSRDTELELPVFFENERDWFDGFDHFSAGHAVLEAWGFPQSIREVVAQYGLPNEAFNGRYPELHSLLRLSRHVIMMTESNFHPRKPADFWLNGTELPATEVDYEQIIEDVRQCVQSIEGSLT from the coding sequence ATGGACAAACTCAGTTTTGATCTTCCCGGGATCAGCCCGGTAGGTCTTGACCTTATTTCACTGTTGAACAAGCCGCAGACCACGGTCAAACAGATCGCGGCCCAGGCCAAGCTTGACCCGGTCATTTTCGGCAACATCATCGCGTGCGCAAACTCGCCCATGTATCACGATGCCAACAATTCCGTCGACATCCTGACCTCCCTGGTCCGGCTGGGCAACCGGGAGATCAAGCGTATCGTGTACCAGGTCGTGCTCAGATCGGCTTTTTTTCATGAATCCTCGGAACTCAACGCCATTCTGCACCGGATCTGGCAGCAGAGCCTGACCGCCAACGTGTTCATGCAGAAATTCGTATCCTCCGTTCCGGACGCCTATGCCCTTGATGCCGAGGGGCTGGAATGCCTGGAATGTCTCGGGCTCATCCACAACATCGGCTATGTGGTGCTGCTGGTCAATTTTCAGGATCGCTTCCTTGAGTTCTTCAGTCGCGACACCGAACTGGAACTGCCCGTTTTCTTCGAGAATGAGCGCGACTGGTTTGACGGTTTCGACCATTTTTCGGCGGGCCACGCGGTGTTGGAAGCCTGGGGCTTTCCGCAATCCATCCGCGAGGTCGTAGCCCAATACGGTCTCCCGAACGAAGCGTTCAACGGCCGTTATCCCGAGCTGCACAGCCTGCTTCGCTTGTCCAGGCACGTGATCATGATGACGGAATCCAATTTCCATCCCAGGAAGCCCGCTGATTTCTGGTTGAACGGAACGGAACTGCCGGCGACGGAAGTCGATTACGAGCAGATCATCGAAGACGTGCGTCAGTGTGTCCAGAGCATCGAGGGGTCGTTGACATGA
- the murI gene encoding glutamate racemase: MHESDCTLPIGVFDSGIGGLTVLRALTEALPRESFLYLGDTARLPYGTKSAKSVIRYVLQTTALLKARGVKLLVIACNTATGVSLEALQEAYPELPVVGVIRPGAEAACRSSRNGRIGVIGTESTINARGYEREILRIRPDAKVFAQPCPLFVPLAEEGWCEGQIASLVAERYLGTMVRDTGIDTLVLGCTHFPVLAGAIQSVVGDNVRLVDSARTTAEFVQEMLERRDICSTTTERSLTFLATDGARRFARVGGVFMHHPLDPLDVEIVDL, from the coding sequence ATGCACGAATCCGACTGTACATTGCCTATCGGCGTTTTCGATTCCGGCATCGGGGGCCTGACCGTTTTGCGGGCCCTGACCGAGGCCCTGCCACGGGAGAGTTTTCTCTATCTGGGCGACACGGCGCGCCTGCCTTACGGCACCAAGAGCGCCAAATCCGTGATTCGCTACGTGCTGCAGACCACGGCCCTCTTGAAGGCTCGGGGCGTCAAGCTGCTGGTCATCGCCTGCAACACGGCCACGGGCGTGTCCCTGGAGGCGTTGCAGGAGGCGTATCCGGAGCTGCCTGTCGTCGGGGTCATCCGCCCCGGCGCGGAAGCGGCCTGCCGTTCGAGCCGAAACGGCAGGATCGGTGTCATCGGCACGGAGAGCACCATCAACGCCCGCGGCTATGAACGCGAAATCCTGCGCATCCGCCCCGATGCGAAGGTTTTTGCCCAGCCCTGTCCGCTCTTTGTGCCCCTGGCCGAAGAGGGATGGTGCGAAGGCCAGATCGCAAGCCTCGTGGCCGAGCGCTACCTCGGCACCATGGTCAGGGACACGGGTATTGACACGCTGGTTCTGGGCTGTACTCATTTCCCCGTCCTGGCCGGCGCGATCCAGAGCGTGGTGGGAGACAACGTGCGCCTGGTCGACTCCGCCCGGACCACGGCGGAATTCGTGCAGGAGATGCTTGAGCGCCGGGACATCTGCTCCACTACCACGGAACGCAGCCTGACTTTTCTGGCCACGGACGGCGCCAGACGCTTCGCCAGGGTCGGCGGGGTGTTCATGCACCATCCGCTGGATCCTTTAGACGTGGAGATCGTGGATCTCTGA
- a CDS encoding tetrathionate reductase family octaheme c-type cytochrome encodes MNQTLWKAVLCGALAVCLWPLGAFAQLASDDSEAPGRALARQTVKNDAQKWITADHSQHPILKQEFTRPEDVTKACLTCHNQAAMQLHKTIHWTWKDPADPSGDTGKGGISVNNFCISVGSNEPRCTSCHIGYGWKDKNFDFSKAELVDCLVCHEQTGTYKKFPTKAGYPVTNAAMFDGKTEFLPPDYNAVAQSVGRPGRDNCGTCHFYGGGGDAVKHGDLDSSMAMPNKQLDVHMGTDGQNFDCSRCHTTNAHNIAGRIYATPASTERKSLLEDDLMPKIMCESCHGTQPHKTNQKANDHTDKVSCQACHIPTYARINATKMHWDWSVAGDKKREVKKDEFGKPDYDAKKGSFIWGKNMVPRYEWFNGSIRGTTARDVIDPSSTVRVSWPIGDINDPNSRIFPFKVHTGKTPYDKVNKTMVIPKLFGPKGSGAYWADFDWNRAIAVGQEYNELPYSGEYDFVDTEYVFPITHMVAPKEQAVACVECHSKGGRLDHLEGFYMPGRDSVQLLNMGGWALVAASALGVALHGLGRFLSSVGRRKE; translated from the coding sequence ATGAACCAGACGTTATGGAAGGCAGTCCTTTGCGGCGCTCTTGCCGTTTGTCTCTGGCCCCTGGGAGCTTTCGCCCAGTTGGCAAGCGACGACAGCGAAGCGCCGGGCCGGGCGCTGGCACGGCAGACCGTCAAAAATGACGCCCAGAAATGGATCACGGCAGACCATTCCCAACATCCCATCCTGAAACAGGAATTCACGCGCCCCGAGGATGTGACCAAGGCCTGCCTGACCTGTCACAACCAGGCCGCCATGCAGCTGCACAAAACCATCCACTGGACCTGGAAGGACCCGGCCGATCCCAGCGGTGACACGGGCAAGGGCGGCATTTCGGTCAACAATTTCTGCATCAGCGTGGGTTCCAACGAGCCGCGCTGCACTTCCTGTCATATCGGATACGGATGGAAGGACAAGAACTTCGATTTCAGCAAGGCCGAACTGGTGGACTGTCTCGTCTGCCACGAACAGACCGGCACCTACAAGAAATTCCCGACCAAGGCCGGCTATCCCGTGACCAACGCGGCCATGTTCGACGGCAAGACGGAGTTCCTGCCTCCGGATTACAACGCGGTGGCCCAATCAGTGGGGCGCCCGGGCCGCGACAACTGCGGGACCTGCCATTTCTACGGGGGCGGCGGCGATGCGGTGAAGCACGGCGACCTGGACTCGTCCATGGCCATGCCCAACAAGCAGCTCGACGTGCACATGGGCACTGACGGGCAGAATTTCGACTGCAGCCGCTGTCATACCACCAACGCGCACAACATCGCCGGCCGCATCTATGCCACTCCGGCCTCCACGGAACGCAAGAGCCTCCTGGAGGACGACCTGATGCCCAAGATCATGTGCGAATCCTGTCACGGCACCCAGCCGCACAAGACGAACCAGAAGGCCAATGACCACACCGACAAGGTTTCCTGTCAGGCGTGTCACATCCCGACGTATGCCCGCATCAACGCGACCAAGATGCATTGGGACTGGTCCGTGGCCGGCGACAAGAAGCGCGAAGTGAAGAAGGACGAGTTCGGCAAGCCCGATTATGATGCCAAGAAGGGTTCCTTCATATGGGGCAAGAACATGGTCCCGCGCTACGAATGGTTCAACGGCTCCATCCGGGGCACCACGGCCCGGGATGTCATCGATCCGTCCTCAACGGTGCGCGTCTCCTGGCCCATCGGCGACATAAACGATCCCAATTCGCGCATCTTTCCCTTCAAGGTGCACACCGGCAAGACTCCTTACGACAAGGTCAACAAGACCATGGTCATCCCCAAGCTTTTCGGGCCCAAGGGCTCGGGCGCATACTGGGCCGACTTTGACTGGAACAGGGCCATCGCGGTCGGACAGGAATACAACGAGCTTCCATACAGCGGCGAATACGATTTCGTGGATACGGAATACGTCTTCCCCATTACTCACATGGTGGCGCCCAAGGAACAGGCCGTGGCCTGCGTGGAATGTCATTCCAAAGGCGGCCGGCTCGACCACCTCGAAGGCTTTTACATGCCTGGCCGCGATTCGGTGCAGCTGCTGAACATGGGCGGCTGGGCCCTGGTCGCGGCATCGGCCCTGGGTGTCGCCCTGCACGGACTGGGGCGTTTCTTGAGCAGCGTCGGACGTCGCAAGGAGTAA
- the uvrC gene encoding excinuclease ABC subunit UvrC has product MISREILPTFPTCPGVYLMKNAAGRIVYVGKAKHLRRRLASYFQPEHRLPPKVRIMMPKVESIDFLCTATEKEALLLEASLIKKHRPKYNIVLRDDKEYVLFCLSRNHPYPALRLTRKVLRDGSVFFGPFTSALGARETKRIIDRLFPLRKCRDTVFANRTRPCLQYHIGRCLGPCCLPVSEEDYRQVVRRVELFLSGKSDELMAGLHAQMMRLSDALDFEGAARLRDSIRALRETVERQAAVLSDGRDLDVIGVHGNENGAGLAIVFVRQGRIIDGQSFWFADTAVETPEDQTRLTDSFVMQYYTPERFIPARIITAFGSLDPALEDALADMRGGKVGLAKARGDQERRLIDIASANAKAQAIRQRRITTTPAELARVLGMEGEVERIECVDASHIQGEGMRVGMVVFVDGREEKSAYRTYSFPELEGTADDYLALASFVARRLKSGPPWPDLLLIDGGKGQLASVERALAENGATDIPLAAIAKGESRRAGELGDVIFRPGRKNPLALRPGSPEMLFLQHVRDTAHRYIISRLRRHKRAAQLSSELDRLPGVGPKTARLLWEHFDSALAMTKAGVEELAALPGLGPKKAEALHAALKSLIKAD; this is encoded by the coding sequence ATGATCTCCCGCGAAATCCTGCCGACTTTTCCCACCTGCCCGGGCGTGTATCTGATGAAGAACGCCGCGGGCAGAATCGTTTATGTGGGCAAGGCCAAGCACCTGCGCCGCCGACTGGCCTCCTATTTTCAGCCCGAGCACCGTCTGCCGCCCAAGGTGCGGATCATGATGCCGAAAGTCGAGAGCATCGATTTTTTGTGCACGGCCACGGAAAAGGAGGCCTTGCTGCTTGAGGCGAGCCTGATCAAGAAGCATCGTCCCAAATACAACATCGTGCTGCGCGACGACAAGGAATACGTCCTTTTCTGCCTGTCCCGGAATCATCCGTATCCGGCCCTGCGTTTGACCCGCAAGGTGCTGCGCGACGGGTCCGTGTTTTTCGGTCCTTTCACTTCGGCCCTTGGCGCGCGTGAAACCAAGCGGATCATCGATCGCCTTTTTCCGCTGCGCAAATGCCGGGACACGGTCTTTGCCAATCGCACCCGGCCCTGCCTGCAGTACCACATCGGGCGCTGTCTCGGGCCGTGCTGCCTCCCTGTTTCCGAAGAGGACTATCGGCAGGTCGTGCGCAGGGTCGAGCTTTTTCTGTCCGGAAAGTCCGATGAGCTGATGGCCGGTCTGCATGCCCAGATGATGCGCCTGTCCGACGCCCTTGATTTCGAGGGTGCGGCCCGACTGCGCGACAGCATCCGCGCCCTGCGCGAAACCGTGGAACGCCAGGCTGCGGTGCTCTCCGACGGGCGCGATCTGGACGTCATCGGCGTGCACGGCAACGAAAACGGCGCGGGGTTGGCCATTGTCTTCGTGCGCCAGGGCCGCATCATCGACGGCCAGAGCTTCTGGTTTGCGGACACGGCGGTGGAGACGCCGGAAGATCAGACCCGCCTGACGGATTCGTTCGTCATGCAGTACTACACGCCGGAACGCTTCATTCCGGCCCGTATCATCACCGCTTTTGGCAGCCTGGACCCGGCTCTGGAAGACGCCCTGGCCGACATGCGCGGAGGCAAGGTCGGCCTGGCCAAGGCTCGCGGGGACCAGGAACGGCGGCTCATCGACATCGCCTCGGCCAACGCCAAGGCCCAGGCGATCCGGCAGCGACGCATCACGACGACTCCAGCCGAGCTGGCCCGCGTCCTGGGCATGGAAGGGGAGGTGGAGCGGATCGAGTGCGTGGACGCCTCGCACATCCAGGGCGAGGGCATGCGCGTGGGCATGGTCGTCTTCGTTGACGGCCGCGAGGAGAAGAGCGCCTACCGCACGTATTCCTTTCCGGAACTGGAGGGCACCGCCGATGACTATCTGGCCCTGGCCTCGTTTGTCGCCCGCCGTCTCAAGTCCGGCCCGCCCTGGCCGGACCTGCTCCTGATCGACGGCGGCAAGGGGCAGCTTGCCAGCGTGGAGCGGGCCCTGGCCGAAAACGGGGCGACGGACATTCCCCTGGCCGCCATCGCCAAGGGCGAAAGTCGCCGGGCCGGGGAGCTTGGCGACGTCATATTCCGCCCGGGCCGCAAGAACCCCCTTGCCCTTCGGCCCGGAAGCCCGGAGATGCTGTTTTTGCAGCACGTCCGCGACACCGCGCATCGCTACATCATCTCCCGCCTGCGCCGACACAAGCGCGCCGCGCAACTCTCCTCGGAACTTGACAGGCTCCCGGGAGTCGGTCCCAAAACCGCCCGTCTCCTCTGGGAGCATTTCGACTCGGCCCTTGCCATGACCAAGGCCGGGGTCGAAGAGCTGGCTGCCTTGCCCGGCCTTGGTCCCAAGAAGGCCGAGGCGTTGCATGCCGCTCTGAAGTCCCTGATCAAAGCGGACTAG